GGACAATTTATTATCTAAAACAGTTCCCAAATACCTATACTGATCAACACTTTCAACACTCACTCCATTATTACTTGTTCACAAGTATACACAATAACGTGTTCACACCACATGAACAGAGTTTAGTTGGAACGTGAACCAAATTAGCTCCTTTGTCAGAGCAGGAACTACAGTATCACAAATGTACGCCATATTGGCAAATGCATACCATATAAAACACTGGCACAGCATTTCAAAACATTAGAAGATATATCCATATTCAGAAAGCTAATGTTAGAGGTGTTTACCTGGTGTTTTTGTCTGCATCATAGTGTTTTCCTCTCAGCCTTGATGACGTGTATTACTACAATATTGGTAAAAGTGATTTATTTCaccttttttgcagtttatttggCATAACTTATGCAGTAATGAAAAGCAATACACAATGAAATCACAGCTTCAACAACACCTGCCATCCGGTAAAGTCTAGAAtggatatgcggccggccggaagtgcaatatgcacattaataaagcagcattttttatgaccctgtataacaataattaatatttttacagtactgtgacggttgggtttagggttggggtgggggtaggcgttaaaaaatacaatttattgggtaatttaataaataattgaacataaAGGTAgtttaacataaataatactcagtacaacaaCTGCTTTTACGTTACTgagatggttggatttagggttgaggtgggggtggacgttaataaaatacaataaatgggaaattttacaaataatagaaataattctcgttaacttccggccgcaaacgtatccgatctagcaacaaccctgccATCCTTCAGCTGCTTATAGAGCTTGATGTCAGTGTTAGCCCATTTATAGTTATTTATGATGGAGCAAACACAACCAGAAAAATAGTCAAGGGAAAATTAGATCTCAGAGAACCAGGCTAGATCCTGTAACTGAGTTCCTTTGAGTACATGGTGAAAAAGCCCCTTATCTCTGTGATCTGATCTGTGCTCTGGAGGGTATAGCTCCATTGCCCTCTATTAATGACATATGTTATCAAGCACAAAATCACTCAACACTAAAACACAAACAGGGAACATTCCCAGAATCTTGACTAATATTCTTCTAGGGAAGTTGTGTAAATTTGATTAGACATGTTCATTTGAAGTTACCTGGCTCTTTAAAGTTCTCAAGATGTTAACACAACAACATATACTAAATGTTGTTCATGGATTTTTTCACTGGATGTTTGTTAGAGAGTTATCAAagatttacatttagatttagtcATCTAGCGGAGGCTTTTGTCCGAAGCGaattacaattgaggaggcattcagcgattcaacaaaaagaggtaatacacacaagaagtgctaattcaTACAATAGATCTGTTTGTGTTTAGAGGATTAAACAATAGAGTTAGAAGTGggggtggttttttttttttggttttgtttttctaGAGAGAGGAGAATGTTtctacatgtggtttgtcaagcgcactcacctgtgtgaagcacactttataaatgaacaatgttttttttgtgatATGGAGTGATCGTAGGACACGTCTGGTGCAAATCAGTAAAACTGGTACAAGTGTTGGTTAAagagtcagagagatgaaagtatgttttctacaagtggtttgtcaagcccactcacctgaggCATACTCAGAATTTATCATATTTTGGGGTTGTCCTGTGGTGAGGTGAGGGAGAGAAGAGTGGATCTTTCACAAGGGTTAAGGTGATCGAGGAAGAGAcaggttttttgttgttgtttgaagGATACAAGTGAATTTCTGGTCCGTGTGGGAAGgagaagatcattccaccagcaccgaacattgaatgaaaagatTTTGGAGAGTGACTAATAGCCTCTCAGTGATGTTAGACCTTCAGCAGCAGGTGAAGATAGGAGGATGCAGATGCAGTTCACTGTCCTGTAAGCAAGCATCAGCGCAGATAGATAAAGAGAAGTGTTACATGGGTTCTTCTGGACTCATTGAAGACCAGACGAGTTGTTCTGTTCTGGATTTTCTGTAAAGGTTTAAGAGTGCAAGATGTGAGTCCAGGTGGAAGATCATTGCAACAGTCcagccttgaaatgacaagagCTTGGACTAAAAAAAGTTTTAGAGGACATTCAAAAGTAATATAACCAATGTTActaatttttttaaaggtgcaggaggtgattgtcttcagaaactttttttgttgtgctgattgaaagtctctttacattccaatactaatgattaaagtaaatgatctaaatgtatttctatgtgtttttatattctgggtaaagcataagactaaaaaatgttcgtcAAATGAAATATTGTCAGGCCGACAATTCCAATAATTCTGATAAGttgcccaaactgtctgtcagcaaatttGTACAACTGCGCCACAGTCACGTGGACacgagagagtgacagcagtaaaaacaaatgctgaatcaaaccgtttgaaaatcctgaatcagtattgcagttacttttgcacgctggaggaaggatgacaccatggctgaagtatttctacAAGACaggtaatgtaatgttttaaaactattttagtcacggaaagcttatgtagattttgttgtcttacaaatgggttatatgcacagaagtgttgttcagccactaaaatATTTAGACGAAagcttgatgtgactattttcaatttcataagggaccttttacagcatcgataatatagattttaatttagtttaccaacaaaacaaaagtaaatagcaCTATTACTGCCTagtctgctttactgagctgaagttatttttatattcacattggttcattttttaacaatgatAACCTGTGATGCAGTCTCTATATTggttaccatgctactctgaatattctgtttgaaatagcatgcaagtatggcttagtaataagagTAATTCCTGTACCCCACTGACCAACCACTAaacatacagtagttgctttaggacaaagagCATGAGTGacaccagcgatccttgcatgcatgaaatattgcatattttgacaagttttgcttgctaactacataactgaaaacgtgcaagatataatacagtttttcgttctcaactgtagtattataaagtactataaacttttctaactggcgaatgacatgatctagtgggtctctgtcatctttatggagcgcctactactcagtaggtattgcatttgaatttaaacgtactactcggccgttagaaaagtacgttctctacagtatgaatgtaagaggTATGTGTTGTGATTGCCAGTGGAGTTGTCTCTGCTGGCGATCACTTCCTGTAGTTTGTGGCAATTGCCAGCGGGGTTTTCTATATGGGAGATTACCGCAGAACGAAAGAAGAAACAATAGAGTTAGAAGTGggggtggttttttttttttggttttgtttttctaGAGAGAGGAGAATGTttctacagatggtttgtcaagcgcacacacctgtgtgaagcacactttataaatgaacaatgtttttttgtgATATGGAGTGATCGTAGGACACGTCTGGTGCAAATCAGTAAAACTGGTACAAGTGTTGGTTAAagagtcagagagatgaaagtatgttttctacaagtggtttgtcaagcctactcacctgAGGCATACTTAGAATTTATCATGTTTTGGGGTTGTCCTGTGGTGAGGTGAGGGAGAGAAGAGTGGATCTTTCAAAAGGGTTAAGGTGATCgaggaagagatgggtttttagttgttgtttgaaGGATACAAGTGAATTTCTGGTCCGTGTGGGAAGgagaagatcattccaccagcactgaacattgaatgaaaagatTTTGGAGAGTGACTAATAGCCTCTCAGTGATGTTAGACCTTCAGCAGCAGGTGAAGATAAGAGGATTCAGATGCAGTTCACTGTCCTGTAAGCAAGCATCAGCGCAGATAGATAAAGAGAAGTGTTACATGGGTTCTTCTGGACTCATTGAAGACCAGACGAGTTGTTCTGTTCTGGATTATTTATAGAGGTTTAAGGGTGCAGGATGTAAGTCCAGCTGGAAGACCATTGCAACAGTCcagccttgaaatgacaagagCTTGGACTAAAAATATGTCTTAAAAGTAATATAACCAAtgtatgcaatttttttaaaggtgcagtaggtgattgtcttcagaaacattttttgttgtgctggttgaaagtctcttcaaatTCCAATactaatgattaaagtaaatgatctaaatgtatttctaTGTATTTTATGTTCTGGGTgaagcataaaactaaaaaatctttgtcaaattaaatattgtcaggccgaCAATTCCAATAATTCTTATAAGttgcccaaactgtctgtcagcaaatttGTACAACTGCGCCACAGTCACGTGGACacgagagagtgacagcagtaaaaacaaatgctgaatcaaaccgtttgaaaatcctgaatcagtattgcagttacttttgcacgctggaggaaggatgacaccatggctgaagtatttctacAAGACaggtaatgtaatgttttaaaactattttagtcacggaAAGCTTGTGTAGATTTTGTTGtcttacaaatgggttatatgcacagaagtgttgttcagccactaaaatATTTAGACGAAagcttgatgtgactattttcaatttcataagggaccttttacagcatcgataatatagattttaatttagtttaccaacaaaacaaaagtaaatagcaCTATTACTGCCTagtctgctttactgagctgaagttatttttatattcacattggttcattttttaacaatgatAACCTGTGATGCAGTCTCTATATTggttaccatgctactctgaatattctgtTTGAAATAGCATGCaggtatggcttagtaataagtgtaattcctgtaCCCCGCTGACCAACCACTAaacatacagtagttgctttaggacaaagagCATGAGTGACACcagtgatccttgcatgcatgaaatattgcacattttgacaagttttgcttgctaactacataacTGCAAACGTGcaagatataatacagttttttgttcaGAACTGTAGTATTATAAGTACTTTAAACTtctctaactggcgaatgacatgatctagtgagtCTCTGTCATCTTTATGGAGCGCGCTCACAATTTCAGGAAGCGTGGCTTTAGACGGCAGCAGAGGGAATGGCTGCAtccaaaaccgcctactactcagtaggtattgcatttgaatttaaacgtactactcggccgttagaaaagtacgttctctacagtatgaatgtaagaagtatgTGTTGTGATTGCCAGTGGAGTTGTCTCTGCTGGCGATCACTTCCAGTAGTTTGTGCCAATTGTCAGCGGGTTTTTTCTATATGGGAGATTACCGCAGAATGAACTCCAACTCCCAGAAACCCCTTGCGCTCAACAACTCTGGTTACAGCTGACAATAATTcggacactcacacacagacaccgctGCTGCTCATCTACACCGATTACAAGGACTATGAATACACctcacattcattcatacattgcAGAGTCTTGTTTGATCCACGAACATTACAAAGCATTTCTCCTGGTTTGTTTTTCTGGTGTTTTGATACTAGCCGTCCTCGTCCTGATTCTCCACCACCTAGTCTGATCTCTCGCCTGTTTATTGACCTGCTTATTACCCTTGAGTGTACGACCACGATTaataaaactgcatttggatctgcaagTCTGCTCTCAGCATCTACTTCAcaacagtatgaatggaactcggacgtacatctgccattttgtcatggtcacatgacctatttgcgtcagttgcgtcgcttcactcccattagGCCTTTTTCAAACTTCCTGGTTCTGGTAAGCGAAACGGTGCTtcacaacatccggttccaatgGAACCGAGTATGATAGAATGGCAGAGTCGTctcgtcgctgttattgcagcgttcctggctgctccagcttaaaaaaaacaacatccttacctcaatttccacgaaaagacacaggacagaggaaatcatgggtgaaatgaattagacggaatgaatgtccttcgtttcaagttatatgccagagtacgctcatgtgcagtatgcacttcaaagcagagatcattatgttttatcaaatattggtggtcttagttttattttgatgtgaaattataatatagacaaaattctagttaagttatctgccttccacaaacaagtgctcctatcaaggtCATTAATATACTAATaaactactaacataaaactaatcctgctggatgttaaattgttatttttgctaacgaatggcttgagttagcagatcttatgctgttggctgcgcaccttactgtaacctaacgttgcaaacgcttcgtgtaagacacattttctgcaccaattccttttaaatgctgatttatttaggctacatcagttcattaaccaagccaacaacctgttcttgtccaaattaaggcaaagttgacagtgaaaatgtcatccaatgtcctgaggctgtcatgtttctgcgactgttaGCGAAACCGGAATAAGCAAAACATTGCTTCGCAGGGCGCTTCCGGTATTCAATTCcactgtgaaaaaggtctattcaGGAATTCTCTTGGGGCATCATGGGATGGCGCAgaatgcatgggatgcgcacttcagaatctctcgGAAACTAgcaagtcatccgggtacttcttgcatactgatttacgaattctatgaattcggactactcggctcgcatactgattttagcgtactgtatagtatggaagtatgcggtttcagacgcagccattgtatttgaaagatattatgctaactggttagcatttaggcttatcacctactgcacctttaatgcccACTTTACTGCTGTTCTTAACAGTTATAAAAGCAAGCATTGTGAGGTTTAGAAATAAAGTGATTTTGATGGCACTTACTGTGattaaaaacatcacataatgttcAGCATTCAAAACTGCTTTATAGAGTTTGGGTCATTTTTAACTCAATTTTTATCTAATTTTAAAATCCTCGTTTTCATGCAGTCTTGCATCCCTCACAACCTTCCTTcctgaaaaaataaatcaagtgGGCCTATACGTTCTAGGATTGCCTTTTGTCTTCACATacttactatatttatttacacGTATCAGTGGTCTTTGAGAAATTATTTATGAGGCCCATTAAAAGACTTTATAAGTGATGCATTGTGGATATGGCTTAATGGAGGGGTTCTGAGGCACGCGTCACTCATTACCATAACAACAGCACAGCGCTCGCCAGCGTGACCgacctcaacacacacacacacacacacgaacacgtCACTGCTTCTAATCCACTCTTGAAGAAATAGATAAGAAATTTAATTACATTCCGTTTCTCATTCGGACAATAAGATAAGCAGATACATacagttgttgttattttttactgtttgatATGCTGTAATTTCTTATCAACCAAACACTCAGGCCCAATGCTGTTGGAAACAACAAAAAGGCATATATTTAACCAAATATTAGGCTACGTGGTATAAAAATAGGTGGAATGACTGCAAGGGTTTTACCGACCGCAACAGATGCCAGTTGGGTAAGTTCGGGCGGGCTGTGGCGGACAATAAGTGACCATGTGCCGCCTGTTAACATACAGCTGTTGGAGCTGACCCTCACAAAAGCGTCATCATGATATTTCCCCACCCATCCTCCAGAGCGTCTCTGCATACTGCTCAAcaaaagacagacacacacacacacacacacacacacacacacacacacacacgcacacacacacacacacacacacacacacttgtgcctTCAATACAGACACAAAGAACATTGCAAAGACAAACCTATGGCCTCCCCCTGCCCGCACGCGCCATAAAGACCACACAGTACAAgattgagtgtgtgcgtgtgtgtgtgtatttggtgaacaggaaataattaaaaaccGAAACTTGAGCTTGTAGCCTACATTGGGTATACTACTCAAGAAAATAGGCTATATTGTTTAGTGTAATTACAACATAAAGATAACCAATTGctgatttatatttgtataaaaattgCCTAAATATGAAACAATGATCTACTTTTTTTAGTATCAGAAATTATTCAGAATTTTTGCAGATATAGAGTTCCTATAGAGTTCCTATAGAGTTCAAACAAACGTCCTAAACTCCCTTAAATGGTCAGTGTCAATTGTACACTTGCTTTTTAGAGGTTATGGTAGAGAAACCACTGTTTCGTCTGTGCCATTACACCCCTTGGAAAATTCAGTgggaaaactgtttttttttttcctcacgtAATTACAACATCAGGTCTCTCTTTCAAAAGGAAATTGTTGCAACCCCATATGTGAAGTTTTATTGGATGTAAATTTATgattcaatggaaaaaaaaattggtctTTGTCTGTGAAATATGTAATAACTTCATTTAAACTGTTACACAGAGCCAAGACACTTCTCAAAAATGTAAGTTGGATATGGATACATGCTGCTCTTTCTGTAATATACCCAGTGAAGCtgctgatcatatttttttggaATTACCCTCATACACAATGCTTTTGGATTGAACTTTCTTTGGTTATTTATTGCGAAATACTATCTGGATTcttgatatctttaaaaaatatcctGTTGGGTTTTTTTCAATAGTCCCAATGATAAAAGTAaggaatatttcattattaacCTTCTTTTAATTCTTGAAAAATTCCATATACACTGCTGTAAATTGTCTCAACTTAAATTCTTTTATTGCTTTTGAAAAGGAACTTCAACAGTACATTAGAGCTATTGCTTCCTCGTAAAATCTTAAAGCTATTAGAgctgtcaatttattttcatggTTTAATTTAACAcataattttctgtttttttttcttcatgtatGTGCCTATTTGATGCTTTACATCTCTGTAAATCTAATGTACAATTTACTTATGATGCCTGTTTTTGACAACTgtacaattataaaatacattctGAGAGTGAGATTTAACAACTAAAAGCTCTGGATTTTATGACGCATCTTGTGAAGCGACAGCATATCTCATTCCTTTTTGTTTCTGTTGAGCCTATTCTACCTTATGTTAAACTTAAATTGTTTTGCAGAAGTTAAGTTTTACTTCAACTTACCAAACTGATTGTGTTCAAACGTGTCATACAGTCAAATAAATGTACAGCTCAAGAATAATTAAGAGACAACTTTTGAATTTTTTGAATCTGGTTTTGAGTAAAATATCATAATGTAACATAAtagtatagtttatttatttgtagaatatcTGTAtcgatatattatttatttattgagctttctttttcttttttacttttttagcaAAATCAGGGAAGATTCACTATATCATATTGGAGAACCCATCTGCTCTGCCTCAGTGCAATTAAAACTTTCTGTTTTGATACAGATATAGCAGTATGGCCACATTCAGCATTAACTCCATCAACACCACTGCCACATGCAGCAGCAGATCAATTTAATCAGGCCAATATTATGCCATATGTCCCCACTGACGTCACGTGGAGGGGGGCAAGACGTATATAACAGCGTCCATTCATCAAGTCCATTCATCAAGACAAACCGCACGCGCAGAAGAACGACGAGGACAAGTGCGCTTTTCCTATGAAGACACACTGGACTTTCATGGACGTGCCGAGGATTTCTAACAAGGACATCTaacttttttcctttctttcttcatcTCCAAACACATTTAACCTTGGGAGGTAACGAATGAAGATACTTGCGCTTTTCTGTAGTAAAGTTTAGGATAAAGTGAGCGAGATGGCGCATCTGTCTTTGTACTGCCTGCTGTCTGTGTCGCTCTTGCAGTTGGTAAGGAACTTACacgttatattttatataagtttTTAATGGGAGTTTAGCGTATATATTTGTTTCATTCACTGTATTTAGCTATTATTAGTCGTTGTTTATTAAAAGATGCTGTGTAAATAATACACTTTCTCTGCTTTTGAACAGGTGGCTTCATCGGGTGTGTTTGAGTTGAAAGTTCACTCTTTCAGCACCACACGGCGCTTCTGCAGGAGGACGCGAGACTGCAACATCTTTTTCCGGATTTGTCTCAAGCATTCAGAGGACGTGATCTCCGCAGAGCCTCCGTGCACCTTCGGAACCGGCCAGACCAGCGTCATGCGAGCGGACCAGAGCTCCATAGCAGGCAGCGCTGCCATTCGGGTGCCTTTTCACTTCAAGTGGCCGGTAAAGTTCATTGACATTTGGGACGTTACATACTAGCCTAGATTATGCTCActtgagggatagttcacccaaatatgaaaatgtagcATAGTCACTAGTATGCACTCTCCCTTGGGTGTTTACATATCTTGATGAGTTttcttgttctgttgaacacaaaagaagatatatatattgatgaattaataaaacctgtaaccattaacctccatagtaggaaagatAAATACactaaagtcaatggttacagttttccaacatttttcaaaatatcttcttttgtattcaacaaaagaagaaaaaactcaaactgaTATGAAACAATtagggtgtgtaaatgatgacagaatttcctttTTGGCGGGGATGAACTAAACTTTTAACCACACGTAGGCCTGAATTAGTGCAGTAAACAATTGAAATGTTAGTTCATTATAAATAAGCCTATAGTTGAAAGCAAATGAACGATGCAGAATGCCAGCTCTTCTATtctaatcaaaaaataaattcagtttagAGATCTGGATTAACGTTTTGTTCTTTTTGTAGGGGACGTTTTCTCTCATTATTGAGGCATGGAATGCAGAATCGCCCAAAGAGCATCATGATTACACAGGTGAGTCTATCAGGGACTCAATTAAGATGCAGAATGCTGAATACTGAGTCACTTTTCATTATCCAGTGCTTCAAGCTAAAATGTTCCTTCAATTTCCCTCATCAGAGAATCAAAACAACCTGATCAGCCGCTTAGCAACACGAAGGCGCTTGGCAGTTGGGGAAGACTGGTCTCAGGATGTTCACTTTGGGGATCAGAGTGAGCTCCGTTACTCGTATCATGTGTTCTGTGATGAGTTTTACTTCGGCGAGGCTTGTTCAGATTACTGCCGTCCTCGTGATGACACGCTTGGCCACTATACCTGCGATGAAAATGGGAACAAGGAATGTCTGGTGGGATGGCAGGGAGACTACTGCTCTGACCGTGAGtaccacctgtgtgtgtgtgtgtgtgtgtatatgtgtgtgtgtgctagatGTTTGTTGGGATAGTATGTCTGGAACTCCAAATAGAGGCAGTTCCAGCTCTTTTCGgattgctgtgtgtttgtgtgtggtggaACCCGAGCAGCAGCGATATGTCCTCTTTATCTCTCATATCTTTGTGTGTCTGATGGAAGCTAAGCTGCTCCTCCTAGGCTTCTGGATTTCTTTTGTTCAGCTGAACAAAGAAACCCAACAGATACACGCTAGAGGACtgctcaatgtgtgtgtgtgtgtgtgtgtgcacgcttgCCGCAGCTCAAAATACAAAAGAGTGCATTACCTCTGTCAGCTCACCAGCTGCTGGCCCCAACACTTAACACACCCATTCATCTGCCCTCTCCAGGGgggcgtggtgtgtgtgtgtggtgtgtgtaacCCCCCTCTCTCTGTGTCTCCTCCCTCAGCCATCTGCTCTTCAGACTGCAGTGAACGACACGGTTACTGCGAGTCTCCCGGAGAGTGCAAGTGTCGTCTGGGGTGGCAGGGGCCGTCCTGCAGCGAGTGCGTTCATTATCCAGGATGCCTGCATGGGACCTGTTCACAGCCATGGCAGTGCGTGTGTAAGGAGGGTTGGGGAGGCCTCTTCTGTAACCAGGACCTCAACTACTGTACCAATCACAAACCCTGTGCTAATGGCGCCACCTGCACCAACACTGGACAGGGCAGCTATACTTGCACCTGCCGGCCGGGATTTGGAGGCACAAACTGTGAACTGGAGATTAATGAGTGTGACTGCAACCCCTGCAAGAATGGCGGCAGTTGCAATGTAAGTTAACGCGCATGATAAAAACACGGTATTTATTTCTTAGTGAAAACACAGCTAACAGGATGACAACACATACTTAATATATACAACACAtacttaatatatacatatatatatatatatatatatatatatatatatatatatatatataaactatatatatatatatatatatagtttaagtctgaattattagaccccctgtttattttttcccccaatttctgtttaatggagagaatttttcaacacatttctaaacataatagttttaataactcatttctaataactgatttatttaatctttgccttgatgacagtaaataatatttgactagatatttttcaaggctaataattttgaccttaaaatggtttataaaaaattaaaaactgcttttattctagccgaaataaaacaaataagactttctccagaagaaataatattatcagacatactgtgaaaatttcctttctctgttaaacatcatttgttttACTCTGATTTACAGAAGACTCCCGCTGAAATGTAAATAGGTGTGGCAATAGTGTATAAACAAAAAAGTCTtgtaaagaatattttaaaaagcgaCAAGCTGTTTATGTATACCTGAATGgcctcaaaattgtaatattttgtaattttaatcTTTATACTTAGCCTTATCCACTCATAACCATAAAACCACAAGTGGTTTTCTTCATTCATTAGCAAGaggttttaataatttaaaatataatacaatcatGTATTACATTGTAATACTTTGATAgcttaatcatatttatttttataaataaagggTCAGAATGAGTGTTGTTTTACTTTTAACTTAAATATGTCTCTTAATGACTTAATTATTTACTCTGACGGGCTTCATGTACAT
This Danio aesculapii chromosome 5, fDanAes4.1, whole genome shotgun sequence DNA region includes the following protein-coding sequences:
- the dlb gene encoding delta-like protein B, yielding MAHLSLYCLLSVSLLQLVASSGVFELKVHSFSTTRRFCRRTRDCNIFFRICLKHSEDVISAEPPCTFGTGQTSVMRADQSSIAGSAAIRVPFHFKWPGTFSLIIEAWNAESPKEHHDYTENQNNLISRLATRRRLAVGEDWSQDVHFGDQSELRYSYHVFCDEFYFGEACSDYCRPRDDTLGHYTCDENGNKECLVGWQGDYCSDPICSSDCSERHGYCESPGECKCRLGWQGPSCSECVHYPGCLHGTCSQPWQCVCKEGWGGLFCNQDLNYCTNHKPCANGATCTNTGQGSYTCTCRPGFGGTNCELEINECDCNPCKNGGSCNDLENDYSCTCPQGFYGKNCEIIAMTCADDPCFNGGTCEEKFTGGYVCRCPPTFTGSNCEKRLDRCSHKPCANGGECVDLGASALCRCRPGFSGSRCETNIDDCARYPCQNAGTCQDGINDYTCTCTLGFTGKNCSLRADACLTNPCLHGGTCYTHFSGPVCQCVPGFMGSTCEFPVQASLEKMAPRVGQTSPSAVAVSCVLGVLAVFLGVCVGLVVFRRRRHRLRRQQLCDSVFNDLETVNNLDRQHYPYDRDFSQVKPCNTEGRISLAASHTLPAGQEFLWSAGGGLR